A section of the Chloroflexota bacterium genome encodes:
- a CDS encoding molybdopterin-dependent oxidoreductase → MRTSAPPVAATDRPAATPPRDRLRTIGGPALAGAVAAGVAIAVAELIAGLIDGAPSLVLAIGALVIDLQPPGAKDLVANLFGTNDKLALNIVIILVALAVAAAVGIVGSRAIGRADTAFAVFGFLALFAALREPLVSAPLAIVTTVAAVAGGIGVLHALIGRLASRPVAASSGARPSSPVAEMPDWDRRRFLLGTAAAAGAAVVAGGIGRSLLQARAATAAPTPAIPRIADAVAPLTPGESLAVPGITPIVMPNNDFYRIDTALLPPRLDAGTWSLTVKGMVERTVRLDYRELTTMPLFEQYVTIGCVSNQVGGNLVGNALWSGVHLRDVLALAGVQSGASQIVGRSADGWTAGFPTEWAMDPARDPMIALLMNGAPLPIAHGYPARLIVPGLYGYVSATKWLTEIELTTLEAFDGYWVPLGWAKLGPILTQSRIDVPRNGASIATGRTTIAGVAWAPDRGISRVEVSVDSGAWQPCMLSQAISKATWVQWELPWAATAGTHTIEVRATDGSGAVQTAQRSDPAPDGARGHHTIQVRVG, encoded by the coding sequence ATGCGAACCAGCGCCCCACCGGTCGCCGCCACGGATCGGCCCGCAGCGACGCCTCCACGCGATCGCCTTCGGACCATCGGCGGCCCCGCCCTGGCCGGAGCCGTCGCCGCGGGAGTCGCGATCGCGGTGGCCGAACTCATCGCCGGCCTCATCGACGGGGCGCCGTCCCTCGTCCTCGCCATCGGCGCGCTCGTCATCGACCTCCAGCCCCCGGGCGCCAAGGACCTCGTCGCCAACCTCTTCGGGACGAACGACAAGCTCGCCCTCAACATCGTCATCATCCTCGTCGCGCTCGCCGTGGCCGCGGCGGTGGGGATCGTCGGCAGTCGCGCGATCGGCCGGGCGGACACCGCGTTCGCGGTCTTCGGCTTCCTCGCCCTCTTCGCCGCCCTCCGTGAGCCGCTCGTCTCGGCGCCGCTCGCGATCGTCACGACGGTCGCGGCGGTCGCGGGCGGGATCGGCGTCCTGCACGCCCTCATCGGCCGGCTCGCCTCGCGTCCGGTCGCTGCGTCGTCTGGCGCGCGGCCCTCGTCGCCGGTCGCCGAGATGCCGGACTGGGACCGCCGCAGGTTCCTCCTTGGCACCGCCGCAGCCGCCGGAGCTGCGGTCGTCGCGGGCGGGATCGGCCGCTCCCTCCTCCAGGCCCGGGCGGCGACGGCCGCGCCCACCCCTGCGATCCCGCGCATCGCCGACGCGGTGGCGCCGCTCACCCCTGGGGAGTCGCTCGCCGTCCCCGGCATCACCCCGATCGTCATGCCGAACAACGACTTCTACCGGATCGACACGGCCCTCCTTCCGCCGCGCCTCGACGCGGGCACGTGGAGTCTCACCGTCAAGGGGATGGTGGAGCGGACCGTCAGGCTCGATTACCGCGAGCTCACGACGATGCCCCTGTTCGAGCAGTACGTGACGATCGGGTGCGTCTCGAACCAGGTCGGCGGCAACCTCGTCGGGAACGCCCTCTGGAGCGGCGTCCACCTGCGCGACGTCCTCGCCCTGGCTGGCGTCCAGTCCGGCGCCAGCCAGATCGTCGGCCGCTCGGCGGACGGCTGGACGGCCGGCTTCCCGACCGAGTGGGCGATGGATCCGGCCCGCGATCCGATGATCGCCCTCCTGATGAACGGCGCGCCGCTGCCGATCGCGCACGGCTACCCGGCCCGCCTCATCGTGCCCGGGCTGTACGGTTACGTGAGCGCGACGAAGTGGCTGACGGAGATCGAGCTGACGACGCTCGAGGCGTTCGACGGCTACTGGGTCCCGCTCGGCTGGGCGAAGCTCGGCCCGATCCTCACCCAGTCGCGCATCGACGTCCCGCGTAACGGCGCGTCCATCGCGACCGGACGGACCACGATCGCCGGGGTCGCCTGGGCCCCGGACCGCGGGATCTCGCGGGTCGAGGTATCCGTGGACAGCGGCGCCTGGCAGCCCTGCATGCTGTCCCAGGCGATCTCGAAGGCGACCTGGGTCCAGTGGGAGCTGCCGTGGGCGGCGACTGCCGGGACCCACACGATCGAGGTCAGGGCGACCGACGGGAGCGGCGCGGTCCAGACCGCGCAGCGCTCGGACCCGGCCCCCGATGGCGCCCGCGGCCATCACACGATCCAGGTCCGGGTGGGCTGA
- a CDS encoding amidohydrolase family protein → MSSDAIVPSAGGALGVVADGPHAELDRFIETIGLVDHHTHGIVRGVVSAADYAFMLDESDRPDAAAVAGLDTQVGFAVRRWIGPLLGLEPHAPVEHLLERRLVLTNEAAAALLLPPAGIDRLIVETGFRGDELVPPDELGRLAGAPASVVVRLEALAERIAIGGSTAAGFADTVRAGIAGELARGAVGLKSIVAYRHGLDIDPGRPSEEEIAAHAGAWLREVDATHRARLVDPVILRFLLWAAVDTGRPLQIHTGFGDPDLELRRADPLLLTDFLRSTEGRCAILLLHTYPFQRNAGYLAQMFAHVHLDVGLAVNYSGARASAVVAESMELAPFSKVLYSSDAWGLPDLHLLGAILFRRAMSRVLGEWVVAGDWSLADAQRVVRFVAAENAERVYGLRRA, encoded by the coding sequence ATGTCCTCTGACGCGATCGTGCCGTCGGCCGGCGGGGCGCTGGGCGTCGTGGCGGACGGGCCGCACGCCGAGCTCGACCGGTTCATCGAGACGATCGGACTCGTGGACCACCACACCCACGGCATCGTCCGCGGAGTCGTCTCGGCAGCCGACTACGCGTTCATGCTCGACGAATCGGATCGACCGGACGCCGCAGCGGTGGCAGGTCTCGACACGCAGGTCGGGTTCGCTGTCCGTCGCTGGATCGGGCCGCTCCTCGGGCTGGAACCGCACGCCCCCGTCGAGCACCTCCTCGAGCGACGCCTGGTGTTGACCAACGAGGCCGCCGCAGCCCTTCTCCTGCCCCCGGCCGGCATCGATCGGCTCATCGTCGAAACAGGATTCCGCGGCGACGAGCTCGTGCCGCCGGATGAGCTCGGCCGACTCGCCGGTGCGCCCGCCTCCGTGGTCGTCCGGCTCGAGGCGCTCGCCGAGCGGATCGCGATCGGCGGTTCCACGGCTGCCGGATTCGCCGACACGGTCCGCGCCGGCATCGCCGGCGAGCTGGCCCGCGGAGCCGTCGGTCTCAAGTCCATCGTCGCGTATCGCCACGGCCTCGACATCGACCCGGGGCGTCCGTCGGAGGAGGAGATCGCCGCCCATGCCGGCGCGTGGCTTCGCGAGGTGGACGCGACGCATCGTGCGCGCCTCGTCGATCCGGTCATCCTCCGGTTCCTCCTCTGGGCGGCTGTCGACACCGGTCGGCCACTCCAGATCCACACGGGTTTCGGCGACCCGGACCTCGAGCTTCGCCGCGCGGATCCCCTCCTTCTCACGGACTTCCTCCGATCGACGGAGGGGCGCTGCGCGATCCTCCTGCTCCACACGTACCCGTTCCAGCGAAACGCGGGCTACCTCGCCCAGATGTTCGCCCACGTCCATCTCGACGTGGGCCTGGCGGTGAACTATTCGGGCGCTCGAGCCAGCGCGGTCGTGGCCGAGTCCATGGAGCTCGCGCCGTTCTCCAAGGTTCTCTATTCCTCGGACGCATGGGGCCTCCCGGACCTCCACCTCCTCGGGGCGATCCTCTTCCGGCGTGCGATGTCGCGGGTCCTCGGCGAATGGGTCGTCGCCGGCGACTGGTCCCTCGCCGACGCGCAACGCGTGGTCCGGTTCGTCGCAGCGGAGAACGCCGAGCGCGTGTACGGTCTGCGTCGCGCCTGA
- a CDS encoding DUF3090 family protein, which translates to MPRRIFSFDEPERFVAGTVGEPGARTFFLQARDGRRVVSIVLEKAQVAVLAERLGALLDELGRRGVELAATDGPEDTAPLDEPLVEAFRAGPLSLTWDGDRERIIVEARELAEVEDAESGEPVDVADDDEDGPDLIRVVMRPAAARGFAERAASIVGAGRPPCPLCGRPLEPQGHLCPRRNGYLN; encoded by the coding sequence ATGCCCCGGCGGATCTTCTCCTTCGATGAACCCGAGCGCTTCGTCGCCGGGACGGTCGGCGAACCCGGCGCCCGGACGTTCTTCCTGCAGGCCCGGGACGGCCGGCGTGTCGTGAGCATCGTCCTCGAGAAGGCCCAGGTGGCGGTCCTCGCCGAACGGCTCGGGGCCCTTCTCGACGAGCTCGGCCGGCGCGGTGTCGAGCTCGCCGCCACCGACGGACCGGAGGACACGGCCCCGCTCGACGAGCCGCTCGTCGAGGCGTTCCGTGCAGGCCCCCTCAGCCTCACCTGGGATGGCGACCGCGAGCGGATCATCGTCGAGGCCCGCGAGCTCGCCGAGGTCGAGGATGCGGAGAGCGGCGAACCGGTCGATGTCGCGGACGACGACGAGGACGGGCCGGACCTCATCCGGGTCGTCATGCGCCCGGCCGCGGCACGAGGGTTCGCCGAACGGGCGGCGTCGATCGTCGGAGCCGGGCGCCCGCCCTGCCCCCTGTGCGGCCGGCCGCTCGAGCCTCAGGGCCACCTCTGTCCACGACGGAACGGCTACCTCAACTGA